TGTGCTCATCTCGGGAAATGAGCACGAGCTGCAGTGCCCGATGGAAGGCTACGCGGAGCCGATCGGCTCCATCTTGCAGCTAGGCTTCGACCGATAACCGCTTCAGGGTCCGCCAGTGGGACCCGATCGCTTGCCGCAGGGTCTCGTGATGATGGTAGGGAACCCCGGTCTTCTCGGCCGCTTCCCGGACGATCGGGGCGAGGGCGGGGTAGTGGACGCTGCAGATCCGCGGAAACAGATGGTGCTCGATCTGGTGGTTCAGTCCCCCGACGTACCAGGTGAGCAGGCGGTTGCCATTCGCGAAGTTGGACGTCGTCTCCATCTGGTGCACCATCCAGGCGCTCTCCAGGAAGCCGCCCTCTTCCGGCACGGGATGGTCCGTCTCCTCGACGACGTGCGCGAGCTGAAACACCACCCCCAGGATGATCCCCGCGGTCACGTGCACGATCAGGAAGCCCGCGAGCACCTGCCACCATGGAGCATTCACCACGAGCAGAGGGATCAGGAGCATGTACGTGTAATAGACGATCTTCGCTCCGATCAGGGTGGCCACCTCTCCCGCGGGGTGTCGCCTTCCCTGGAAGGGCCCCAGGTCACGCTTCAGGAAGTACTTGTAGTCCTTGAGGATGACCCAGTAGAGCGTCGTGAGGCCGTAGGCCAGCGCCGCGTACCAGTGCTGGTACCGGTGCACGGGGCGATGCTTCGACTCCGGCGAGAGCCGGAGCAGTGGAGACACCTCGAGGTCCTCGTCCAGCCCGTGGATGTTCGGATAGGTGTGGTGGATCACGTTGTGGGTGAGCTTCCACATGTACCCGTTGGCGCCCACCATCTCGAAGGTCAGTCCGAGGACCCGATTGACCCACTCGCGCGAAGAGTAGGCGCCATGGAGGGCGTCGTGGGCGATCCCCAGACCGATCCCGGCCGTTCCGATCCCCATCAGGATGCATGTCGGCACCAAGGCCCACGGCGG
The window above is part of the Candidatus Eisenbacteria bacterium genome. Proteins encoded here:
- a CDS encoding acyl-CoA desaturase, whose amino-acid sequence is MNSATQKVTFAPSASTRFAAEVKDRVASYFQATGRSTSANASMVWKTLFMLLLTFGSYAMLLSNLLPPWALVPTCILMGIGTAGIGLGIAHDALHGAYSSREWVNRVLGLTFEMVGANGYMWKLTHNVIHHTYPNIHGLDEDLEVSPLLRLSPESKHRPVHRYQHWYAALAYGLTTLYWVILKDYKYFLKRDLGPFQGRRHPAGEVATLIGAKIVYYTYMLLIPLLVVNAPWWQVLAGFLIVHVTAGIILGVVFQLAHVVEETDHPVPEEGGFLESAWMVHQMETTSNFANGNRLLTWYVGGLNHQIEHHLFPRICSVHYPALAPIVREAAEKTGVPYHHHETLRQAIGSHWRTLKRLSVEA